Proteins encoded within one genomic window of Alosa alosa isolate M-15738 ecotype Scorff River chromosome 24, AALO_Geno_1.1, whole genome shotgun sequence:
- the LOC125289643 gene encoding N-acyl-aromatic-L-amino acid amidohydrolase (carboxylate-forming) B-like has translation MSKVSFPALSRVAVCGGTHGNELSGVYLVREYLRRKHNQRNAQESFTLMMVMSNPRAVQQCRRYTETDLNRCFTRATLSTPISDKTPYEIVRSQELNGLLGPKGSPEAMDLVCDLHNTTANMGLCFISFSDSDWICLHIYRHLQRELATIPVRYIHFDTPKNEAYSLESVGKHGFAMEIGPQPHGSVRSNIFVAIQEGVEQMLEWIHLFNSGTQFEGGSVEVFTLVKNIDYPRDPETRAITAAIHPDLQDRDFCLLHPGDPLFLSFSGETLRYKGKEPLYPFFVNECAYYEKGIALSLARRRRVVIPSIQCDRDR, from the exons ATGAGCAAAGTGTCTTTTCCTGCCTTGTCCCGCGTGGCTGTGTGTGGTGGTACCCATGGCAACGAGCTCTCGGGTGTGTACCTGGTGCGGGAGTACTTGAGGAGGAAGCATAACCAACGCAATGCCCAGGAGTCCTTTACCttgatgatggtgatgtcaAATCCGCGCGCCGTTCAACAGTGTCGTCGCTACACCGAGACAGACTTGAACCGTTGCTTCACTCGAGCCACTCTCAG tactCCCATCTCCGATAAGACACCATATGAGATTGTGCGTTCCCAGGAGCTCAATGGCTTGTTGGGGCCCAAGGGAAGCCCTGAAGCTATGGATCTGGTGTGCGACCTGCACAACACGACGGCCAACATGGGCCTGTGCTTCATCAGCTTCTCTGACAGCGATTGGATCTGCCTACACATCTACAGACACCTCCAG AGAGAGCTGGCCACCATACCTGTACGATACATACACTTTGACACACCAAAGAATGAAGCTTACTCTTTAGAATCAGTGGGAAAACATGGCTTCG CGATGGAGATTGGCCCACAGCCCCATGGTTCTGTCAGGTCCAACATTTTTGTTGCTATACAAGAGGGAGTAGAGCAAATGCTGGAATGGATCCACCTCTTTAACTCAG ggacTCAGTTTGAGGGAGGGTCCGTGGAAGTGTTCACGCTGGTTAAGAACATTGACTACCCACGGGACCCTGAGACACGTGCCATCACTGCTGCTATTCATCCAGATCTTCAG GACCGTGACTTTTGCCTGCTTCACCCTGGCGATCCtttattcctctctttctctggggaGACACTGCGTTACAAAGGGAAAGAGCCACTCTATCCGTTTTTCGTTAACGAGTGTGCTTACTATGAGAAGggcatcgctctctctctggctcgcAGAAGGAGAGTCGTCATTCCATCCATCCAGTGCGACAGAGACCGATAG
- the LOC125289644 gene encoding claudin domain-containing protein 1-like, with the protein MVDNRYATALVIACVLSIIATVYLSVAVGTQHWYQYISPPVYGEANASELRALQEEFIDGEFDEKTYSDSLFRLNGTVGLWWRCLQVPTETHWYKEPDPKMVMECVSFTLAQQFTPKYKEPGNHNSGEDMIRTYLWRCQFLLPLVSLGLVVLAGIIGFCACLCHSLAPTLGIGVLHLLAALCTLATVCCYLAGMDLLHRVSVLPDRVDASLGWSLYLALISSPLHMMAAALLVWAARSHSQNYYRMTAYRVA; encoded by the exons ATGGTCGATAATCGCTACGCCACAGCTCTTGTGATCGCCTGCGTCCTGAGCATCATTGCAACGGTGTACCTATCCGTGGCCGTGGGAACGCAGCACTGGTACCAGTATATCAGCCCGCCTGTTTACGGCGAGGCTAATGCCTCAGAGCTTCGCGCTCTCCAGGAAGAATTCATTGATGGCGAATTCGATGAAAAGACATACAGCGACTCTCTCTTCCGCCTCAACGGGACAGTGGGTTTGTGGTGGCGCTGCTTGCAAGTGCCTACAGAAACCCATTGGTACAAAGAACCAG ACCCTAAAATGGTGATGGAGTGTGTCAGTTTCACTCTGGCACAACAGTTCACACCCAAGTACAAGGAGCCAGGGAATCACAACAGTGGAGAGGACATGATACGGACCT ACTTATGGAGGTGTCAGTTCCTGCTTCCACTGGTGTCATTGGGGCTGGTGGTGCTGGCAGGCATAATAGGCttttgtgcatgtttatgtcaCAGTCTTGCCCCCACACTTGGGATTGGGGTGCTCCATCTATTGGCTG CCTTGTGCACCCTGGCCACGGTCTGCTGCTACCTGGCCGGCATGGACCTGCTGCATCGAGTGTCAGTGCTGCCCGACCGCGTGGACGCCTCCCTGGGCTGGTCGCTCTACCTGGCGCTCATCTCCTCTCCGCTGCACATGATGGCCGCCGCCCTGCTTGTGTGGGCGGCACGCAGCCACAGCCAGAACTACTACCGCATGACCGCGTACAGAGTagcataa